Proteins encoded together in one Solanum lycopersicum chromosome 7, SLM_r2.1 window:
- the LOC101265653 gene encoding omega-6 fatty acid desaturase (The RefSeq protein has 3 substitutions compared to this genomic sequence), with protein MACSVADSGFLVLASKKGPVHSTRIGQIASSGACCLKWESLPQISSKQKGCLIYSRKKNVIQAVAVPIAPAPLDSAEERNRLSEKYGFRQIGEPLPDNVTMRDITESLPKKVFEIDDGKALKSVLISVTSYTLGLFMIAKAPWYLLPLAWAWTGTAVTGFFVIGHDCAHKSFSKNKLLEDIVGTLAFLPLIYPYEPWRFKHDRHHAKTNMLHEDTAWQPVWKEEFDSVPALRKAIILGYGPIRPWMSIAHWWLCHFNLSKFRPNEIDRVKISLGCVFAFMAIGWPLIIWKTGIIGWIKFWLMPWLGYHFWMSTFTMVHHTAPHIPFKTSDEWNAAQAQLNGTVHCDYPSWIEVLCHDINVHIPHHISPRIPSYNLRAAHQSLQENWGKYLNEASWNWRLMKTILTVCHVYDKERNYVPFDEIVPEEAKPITFLKKVMPDYA; from the exons ATGGCTTGCAGTGTTGCAGACTCTGGTTTCCTGGTCTTG GCTTCCAAGAAAGGACTAGTTCATAGCACTAGAATTGGGCAAATTGCTTCTTCAG GAACATGTTGTTTAAAGTGGGAAAGTCTACCTCAGATAAGCTCGAAACAGAAAGGCTGCTTAATTTACTCGAGAAAGAAAAATGTTATACAAGCTGTTGCCGTTCCGATAGCACCTGCACCCTTAGACTCAGCAGAGGAAAGGAATCGATTAAGTGAAAAATATGGTTTTAGACAAATTGGAGAACCACTACCTGATAACGTTACAATGAGAGATATTACTGAGTCACTACCAAAGAAG GTATTCGAGATTGACGATGGGAAGGCATTGAAGTCAGTTTTGATCTCAGTAACTTCATACACACTGGGGCTCTTCATGATTGCCAAAGCTCCATGGTATCTACTTCCCCTGGCCTGGGCTTGGACAGGAACAGCAGTTACAGGG tttTTTGTAATAGGACATGATTGCGCTCACAAATCCTTCTCAAAGAACAAATTATTGGAAGATATTGTTGGAACACTAGCCTTTTTGCCATTGATATATCCCTATGAGCCATGGAGGTTCAAGCATGATCGGCATCACGCAAAAACAAACAT GTTGCACGAAGACACAGCTTGGCAGCCTGTTTGGAAGGAGGAGTTCGATTCAGTCCCTGCTCTGAGGAAGGCAATAATATTAGGTTACGGCCCTATTCGACCTTGGATGTCTGTAGCTCACTG GTGGCTCTgtcatttcaatttgagtaaGTTCAGACCAAATGAAATTGACAGAGTGAAAATAAGTTTGGGTTGCGTCTTCGCTTTTATGGCAATCGGCTGGCCACTGATAATCTGGAAAACAGGGATTATTGGATGGATCAAGTTCTGGTTAATGCCATGGTTGGGTTATCATTTTTGG ATGAGTACTTTTACGATGGTTCATCATACGGCTCCCCACATACCCTTCAAAACTTCTGATGAGTGGAATGCTGCTCAGGCCCAGCTGAATGGCACAGTTCACTGTGACTATCCTAGTTG GATTGAGGTTCTTTGTCATGATATCAATGTTCATATTCCCCACCACATATCCCCCAGAATACCAAGTTATAATTTACGGGCAGCTCATCAATCTCTCCAAGAGAACTGGGGAAAG TACCTTAACGAGGCTTCATGGAACTGGCGTCTAATGAAGACAATACTGACAGTATGTCATGTCTATGATAAGGAGCGGAATTATGTTCCATTTGATGAAATTGTCCCCGAAGAAGCCAAGCCAATCACATTCCTTAAAAAAGTAATGCCTGACTACGCTTGA
- the LOC101265936 gene encoding BTB/POZ domain-containing protein At2g24240 — MGIQKDRVKFNVGGRIFETTATTLANAGRNSLFGAMFDDEWNLNSDATIIEHFIDRNPNCFSVLLDLLRTGELYLPQNLPEKLLYREALFYGLLDHVRSAKWGPFDGNRLRLARSVTGQAPGDGTAIRAGPDGGCCVAHGSMVHVYDWMMEEHPPINLDYQRVNDAGWIDSESIVLSACERLGKGDGGMGLFSASTGELRYKFNVKHENQVKSYTAGALSFSSDYKLFSSCKGRSNEYGIGVWDQVTGKQIDFFYEPPGWSLGDADKLQWLHGTNCLLVATLFPRKDNCYISLLDFRDKSMVWSWSDIGTPITDERRVRDAIAMEETSSICVVNEYEDLGFMDLRRNAGSVRWSSRSRLMKGKMPDEPCYPKLALHEGQLFSSMNDCISVFCGPDWVLTSRLRRSYGGSICDFSIGGDRLFALHSEENVFDIWETSPPPII, encoded by the coding sequence ATGGGGATTCAGAAAGACAGAGTGAAATTTAATGTTGGTGGTAGAATTTTCGAAACTACAGCAACAACCTTAGCTAATGCTGGTCGGAATTCTCTATTTGGAGCTATGTTTGATGATGAATGGAACTTGAATTCTGATGCCACAATCATTGAACATTTCATTGATAGGAACCCTAATTGTTTCTCAGTCCTTCTTGATTTGCTTAGAACAGGGGAGCTTTATTTACCTCAAAATCTTCCTGAAAAGTTGTTGTATAGGGAGGCTTTGTTTTATGGTCTTTTAGATCATGTCAGGTCAGCTAAATGGGGTCCATTTGATGGAAACAGGCTCCGTCTGGCCCGTTCAGTAACGGGCCAGGCTCCTGGTGATGGAACTGCCATCCGGGCTGGCCCGGATGGTGGGTGTTGTGTAGCTCATGGTAGTATGGTTCATGTGTATGATTGGATGATGGAGGAGCATCCTCCTATTAATCTTGATTATCAAAGGGTGAATGATGCTGGTTGGATTGATTCTGAGAGTATTGTGTTGAGTGCTTGTGAAAGATTAGGTAAAGGAGATGGGGGAATGGGGTTGTTTAGTGCATCAACTGGGGAGCTAAGGTATAAATTTAATGTCAAACATGAAAATCAAGTCAAGAGTTATACTGCTGGCGCGCTTAGTTTTAGTTCAGATTATAAGTTGTTTTCTAGTTGTAAAGGTAGAAgtaatgagtatggtattggtgTATGGGATCAAGTAACTGGGAAACAGATTGATTTTTTCTACGAACCGCCCGGTTGGTCACTTGGTGATGCTGATAAGTTACAATGGCTACATGGTACAAACTGTTTGTTAGTTGCTACTTTGTTTCCACGGAAGGATAATTGTTACATTAGTTTGTTGGATTTTAGGGATAAAAGTATGGTTTGGTCATGGTCTGATATTGGCACGCCTATAACTGACGAGAGGAGAGTTAGGGACGCGATAGCAATGGAggaaacgagttcaatatgtgTCGTGAACGAGTATGAAGATTTGGGGTTCATGGATTTGAGGAGGAATGCTGGAAGTGTAAGGTGGAGTTCAAGAAGCAGGCTGATGAAGGGGAAAATGCCAGATGAGCCATGTTATCCTAAACTGGCATTGCATGAGGGGCAGTTGTTCTCATCGATGAACGACTGCATCTCTGTGTTCTGTGGCCCTGATTGGGTACTTACATCAAGGCTTCGACGAAGCTATGGTGGTTCCATTTGTGATTTCTCTATTGGTGGTGACCGTCTTTTCGCTCTTCATAGCGAGGAAAATGTGTTTGATATATGGGAGACATCACCTCCAccaattatatga